The following are encoded together in the Pseudoalteromonas shioyasakiensis genome:
- a CDS encoding pilus assembly PilX family protein, whose product MAHLTMMHKQQGVVLIVALIMVIAITGIAVTLMSSSSVDIKITNAAQEREAAENELIGDVQNVIANEAKKLGNSRFFFSRGQVPETGLDLGNTNDTSNTMFNKNEGPMALRCPRRFDDTAGLRCNMVEINSVIEYGSKSKHNLTITTGIAQEMLSLNSGN is encoded by the coding sequence ATGGCGCATTTAACTATGATGCATAAGCAACAAGGTGTTGTATTAATCGTTGCTTTGATCATGGTTATTGCGATAACCGGTATTGCTGTGACTTTGATGAGCAGCAGTAGTGTAGATATTAAAATCACAAATGCCGCTCAAGAGAGAGAAGCGGCAGAGAATGAATTAATTGGTGATGTACAAAACGTCATTGCTAATGAAGCAAAAAAATTAGGTAACAGCCGGTTTTTCTTTAGTAGAGGGCAAGTTCCGGAAACAGGCCTCGATCTAGGTAATACAAATGACACATCTAATACCATGTTTAACAAAAATGAAGGCCCTATGGCTTTAAGGTGCCCAAGACGTTTTGATGATACTGCAGGCTTAAGATGCAATATGGTTGAGATTAATTCAGTGATTGAATATGGCTCTAAAAGTAAGCATAACCTCACTATTACAACAGGGATTGCTCAAGAAATGCTGAGCTTAAATAGTGGAAATTAA
- a CDS encoding GspH/FimT family protein, protein MKAFTTLRSLNGATLIESLVVLSILSLLLHIALFEYKPLLATNRLENNMQTVKRALQFTRLKAQTNDAYVTFCALKHNRCNKAIWHKSLTIFVDKGVLGVFESGDTKLMEIEAISKFDMLTYPRHAVTFSPAGMPMGLGNGTFIYCPEYIKTNLKGLAIRVSPIGRVRLIDTDKCQTDN, encoded by the coding sequence ATGAAGGCATTTACAACTCTGCGCAGCCTCAATGGAGCGACGTTAATTGAAAGCCTCGTAGTGCTATCAATTTTATCACTCCTGCTGCATATCGCCTTATTTGAATATAAGCCACTTCTGGCTACAAACCGTTTAGAAAACAACATGCAAACGGTGAAAAGAGCGCTGCAATTTACTCGTCTAAAAGCGCAAACAAATGATGCCTATGTCACCTTCTGCGCCTTAAAACATAACAGATGCAATAAAGCTATATGGCATAAATCGTTAACCATTTTTGTAGACAAAGGCGTGCTAGGTGTATTTGAAAGTGGTGATACTAAACTAATGGAAATCGAAGCAATAAGTAAGTTCGACATGCTAACATACCCACGCCATGCAGTTACGTTTAGTCCAGCGGGTATGCCGATGGGATTAGGCAATGGTACTTTTATCTATTGCCCAGAATACATAAAAACAAACCTCAAAGGGCTTGCAATTAGAGTCAGCCCAATAGGCCGAGTTAGATTAATTGATACAGATAAATGTCAAACTGATAATTGA
- a CDS encoding PilC/PilY family type IV pilus protein: MKMKLNSLFFIFACVFCQNLYAEDIDLYVNYDVAEDEKLRVLLVFDTSNSMAFSIETGKACRDKGKLILCPEGSRLEVAQEAMIKLINDNTDIEFGLMRLIKGTGGYIVHGIGTNHNAIKNTLRNWDITDLELGTPLVETITETWRYLIGDDLFFANLVEPAKRDSSTESNGKYISPFKQNLGDPVRCDNSVNIILMTDGEPYYDVGQDKYIENLYKSIYGTSPKKVGNSHLPSMATILHGKEKENRDIYPETSVVDGANVYTIGFGKGLVKNAGDILQATADNGGGSYIFAESAKALSDAFDDVLTDIREVNSTFSSPLVASNNSDKLSHRDAVYFPMFLPSNDARWRGNLKKLKVSGGVVVDVNLASALGNDGAILSTAKTYWQSNSNLIADGGYVEKGGVNAYLAEQSSIPNKGRKVITNLSGGRMLNFTAYRVIIHYGNRFKAAVDFDSDPDEVFDLINWSRGLDVDDEDQDGSTDDSRHDIFGDVLHSKPVTIDYGYNDVRILIGTNAGYLHMFRDRNDVLIESWAFMPAELYSIIKPLRDKKLHTKVYGVDGPITVYFDDKNEDGIVNNDDRVWAFLGLRRGGSSYYGLDITNPNSPSLMWGGPLKSGDGKFLELAQTWSKPQITFINLKGYEDRPLLVFGAGYDTNKDNSISTDSKGRGLYIVDAETGKQVWALTNSEGGFKGQHSIASDIHLLDSDYDGYTDRLYASDTGGGIWRVDLATNNKKNWTHFQLAKLGNNNRRFFYEPYVSRTLFSKVTETTLDDETTYSRIDTPFDAVLIGSGDRTDPLNLKVADKLYMIRDVNTVTRSFEEDEIPDLIWQSDLMNVNSDPFAKVTDSLEDFVELEADLAEKDGWFYNLGWGEKATSKATVLGGVAYFTTYKPDTSSSSDSQCSIAEGQGYLYAFHLHYGTKVYDWLRTPTAAELPDTPTMYVEDGDVYIFPLPNKDPNCTENCEKIAAKVVNGPTPSVDENGNVRLYDEEPLKLEVHQSYIYKQERNDNSL; encoded by the coding sequence ATGAAAATGAAGTTAAACAGCCTATTTTTTATTTTTGCATGTGTATTTTGCCAAAACCTTTATGCTGAAGATATAGATCTATATGTAAATTATGACGTAGCGGAAGACGAAAAATTACGGGTCTTACTTGTTTTTGATACATCAAATAGCATGGCATTCTCTATAGAAACGGGCAAAGCCTGTAGAGATAAAGGAAAACTAATACTATGCCCTGAAGGAAGTCGTTTAGAAGTCGCACAGGAGGCGATGATTAAATTAATCAATGACAATACTGATATTGAGTTTGGTTTAATGCGGCTTATTAAAGGTACTGGTGGTTATATTGTCCATGGGATTGGAACAAATCATAATGCGATTAAAAATACTCTCAGAAATTGGGACATCACTGATCTAGAATTAGGAACCCCATTAGTTGAAACTATTACTGAAACATGGCGATACTTAATAGGAGATGACCTTTTTTTCGCGAATCTGGTTGAACCAGCTAAAAGAGATAGTTCAACAGAATCAAATGGTAAGTATATTTCTCCTTTCAAGCAGAACTTAGGTGATCCAGTACGATGCGATAATAGCGTAAATATTATATTGATGACAGACGGTGAACCTTACTATGATGTCGGTCAGGATAAATATATAGAAAACTTATATAAAAGTATTTATGGCACTTCACCTAAAAAAGTGGGTAATAGTCATTTACCCTCAATGGCAACAATTCTTCATGGTAAAGAGAAAGAAAATAGGGATATATACCCTGAAACAAGTGTTGTAGATGGCGCAAATGTTTACACGATTGGTTTTGGTAAAGGCTTAGTTAAAAACGCAGGAGACATTTTACAGGCGACTGCTGATAATGGTGGGGGTAGTTATATTTTCGCAGAGTCTGCAAAAGCGCTAAGTGATGCATTTGATGATGTTCTTACCGATATCAGAGAGGTCAACTCAACTTTTTCTTCGCCATTGGTAGCATCAAATAATTCAGATAAATTATCACATCGTGATGCAGTTTATTTTCCTATGTTTTTACCTTCAAACGATGCTCGGTGGCGAGGGAACCTTAAAAAGCTAAAAGTATCTGGTGGTGTCGTAGTTGATGTTAACCTTGCCTCCGCCCTTGGTAATGACGGGGCGATTCTATCAACAGCAAAAACGTATTGGCAATCCAACAGCAATCTCATTGCTGATGGTGGATATGTTGAGAAAGGCGGTGTAAATGCTTATCTAGCTGAACAATCGAGTATTCCAAATAAAGGCCGGAAAGTGATCACAAACTTATCTGGTGGTCGAATGCTCAACTTTACGGCTTACAGAGTCATAATCCATTATGGAAATCGATTTAAGGCTGCAGTTGATTTTGATTCAGACCCCGATGAAGTCTTTGATCTTATAAACTGGTCTCGTGGACTTGATGTTGATGATGAAGATCAGGACGGTTCAACAGACGATTCTCGCCATGATATTTTTGGTGATGTACTGCACTCTAAGCCTGTTACGATAGATTACGGCTACAATGATGTTCGTATTCTTATTGGTACTAATGCGGGCTATTTACATATGTTTAGGGACAGAAACGATGTATTAATCGAAAGCTGGGCATTTATGCCTGCGGAACTGTACTCAATTATTAAGCCATTACGCGATAAAAAGTTACACACAAAAGTGTATGGAGTGGATGGCCCTATAACCGTTTATTTTGATGATAAAAACGAAGACGGCATCGTTAATAATGATGACAGGGTATGGGCATTTCTCGGATTACGTCGAGGTGGTAGTAGCTATTACGGTTTAGATATAACTAACCCTAATTCACCTTCTCTGATGTGGGGAGGGCCATTAAAAAGTGGTGATGGAAAATTTTTAGAACTAGCACAAACATGGTCTAAACCTCAAATTACATTTATCAACCTTAAAGGCTATGAAGATAGACCGCTATTGGTTTTTGGTGCTGGCTACGACACGAATAAAGATAATTCAATCTCAACAGATTCTAAAGGGCGAGGCTTATACATTGTTGATGCAGAAACTGGAAAACAAGTTTGGGCTTTAACAAACTCAGAAGGTGGCTTTAAAGGGCAGCACAGTATAGCGTCAGACATACATTTACTTGATTCTGATTACGATGGTTACACTGACAGATTGTATGCAAGTGATACTGGTGGTGGGATCTGGCGAGTTGACTTGGCAACAAACAACAAAAAAAATTGGACGCACTTTCAACTTGCAAAATTAGGTAATAATAACCGCCGCTTTTTTTATGAGCCATATGTTTCAAGAACTCTGTTCAGTAAAGTAACAGAAACAACACTTGATGATGAAACAACTTACTCAAGAATTGATACCCCATTTGATGCAGTACTGATTGGTAGTGGTGATCGCACAGATCCATTGAATTTAAAAGTTGCTGATAAGCTCTATATGATTCGAGATGTAAATACAGTAACTCGAAGCTTTGAAGAGGATGAAATTCCAGATTTAATTTGGCAATCAGATTTAATGAATGTAAATAGTGATCCGTTTGCCAAAGTGACCGACAGTTTGGAAGACTTTGTTGAATTAGAAGCTGATTTAGCTGAAAAAGATGGTTGGTTTTATAATTTGGGGTGGGGTGAAAAGGCTACTTCGAAGGCTACCGTGTTAGGAGGCGTTGCTTACTTTACTACCTATAAACCAGATACCAGTTCATCATCGGATTCACAGTGCTCAATTGCAGAAGGACAAGGTTATCTTTATGCATTTCATCTTCACTACGGGACTAAAGTGTATGATTGGTTAAGAACCCCAACAGCGGCAGAACTACCAGATACACCAACTATGTATGTTGAAGATGGTGATGTGTATATATTTCCATTACCAAATAAAGACCCAAATTGTACTGAAAACTGTGAGAAAATTGCGGCTAAAGTAGTTAATGGGCCAACTCCTAGCGTTGATGAAAATGGCAATGTTCGGCTTTATGATGAGGAACCACTTAAATTAGAAGTTCATCAAAGTTATATTTATAAGCAAGAAAGAAATGATAATAGCTTATAA
- a CDS encoding type IV pilin protein: MNFIRTKSHNGFTLIELMITVAILGIIASIAIPSYFEHVKRTARTEAITSLLDAANKQEQYFVDNREYTSTIADLGISTTTESNFYTISVEVDNDAGTFTFKATPKSGPPLQDDECETLSISDTGLKTSTGSADSSTCWGK, encoded by the coding sequence ATGAACTTTATAAGAACAAAGAGTCATAACGGTTTTACGCTAATCGAGTTGATGATTACCGTAGCTATCTTAGGAATCATCGCAAGCATTGCTATTCCTAGTTATTTTGAGCACGTAAAACGTACCGCTCGAACAGAGGCAATTACTTCGTTATTAGATGCAGCTAATAAACAAGAGCAGTACTTTGTCGATAATCGAGAATATACAAGCACAATTGCTGATTTAGGTATTTCTACGACAACAGAAAGTAACTTTTATACCATTAGTGTCGAGGTAGATAATGACGCAGGTACATTTACATTTAAGGCAACACCTAAATCTGGCCCACCGTTACAAGATGATGAATGTGAAACATTGTCTATTTCTGATACGGGTTTAAAAACGTCAACAGGGTCTGCTGACTCAAGCACCTGTTGGGGTAAATAA
- a CDS encoding GspH/FimT family pseudopilin → MKSLQRGFTLLELMVTLAIVGIVALIALWDSSDMLENDRAESYLLELKRTLSFARAKATSSDAIIVVCSGNTSRVESNRRVPCLNDWSQGTVFVFFDSNQNGVYNPRVGDIILRVMEEVPENSQLNFTGDNSIIFDTSGMLTSNSGKFTYCPSKADDDNNKQLEVFTSGTALYIGNTTDVCN, encoded by the coding sequence ATGAAATCATTACAACGGGGTTTTACATTATTGGAGCTTATGGTCACGCTTGCCATTGTGGGTATCGTTGCACTGATAGCACTATGGGATAGCTCAGACATGCTTGAAAATGACCGTGCAGAGAGCTATTTATTAGAGTTAAAACGCACACTCAGTTTTGCACGCGCAAAAGCAACAAGTAGTGATGCAATTATTGTTGTTTGTAGTGGCAACACTTCAAGAGTTGAAAGTAACAGACGAGTTCCATGCTTAAACGATTGGAGCCAAGGTACTGTATTCGTCTTTTTCGATTCAAACCAAAATGGTGTTTACAACCCAAGAGTTGGCGATATCATTTTAAGAGTCATGGAAGAAGTTCCAGAGAACAGTCAGTTAAATTTCACTGGTGATAATTCTATCATCTTTGATACCAGCGGAATGCTCACATCAAATTCTGGAAAATTCACTTATTGCCCTTCAAAAGCTGATGACGATAATAACAAACAACTAGAAGTATTTACCTCAGGGACTGCTTTATATATTGGTAATACGACAGATGTCTGTAATTAA
- a CDS encoding PilC/PilY family type IV pilus protein, translating into MNLEKITQRILLTSLAVFSFLGHAEDIELYVNHNANLDEKPRVLIVFDTSGSMAFSTSSGNSCGFSNGLYIPCSDSRLGVAQDAITKLVDGNDDIDFGLMRFNSTNGGYVLAGIGSDISALKTTIAGLPADGGTPLTETLWEAYLYITGQSLFYGEKVNAALRDTTIERGTPYTTSVKVCSGKGWRRFCWYEPRIEYTYSYISPFDNTEEVKRCDNSVNIIYMTDGDPSAGSDNEQDSNISALHKSYFGSSLSDDDKIAGVYLHKLAKVIHGTDDVEVDLRPTTTDIHETGRVYTIGFGSGMSDNGKRLLSETAADGGGKYLHANTAEQLSEALKNTITQIREVNDTFTAPSIASNNVDQTRSRESIYYAMFYPKTGARWRGNLKKLKVSGDQIIDKDGKSALNEDGLIDKDAKTFWLPSGESADGNSVELGGVNLYLSNSSSVPNEGRKVLTNVNGRMLNFTRYRVVFHYGTIDKAAVDFEADAGEVEDLINWSRGLDVDDEDKDGSTTDSRKDIFGDPLHSKPVTIDYGNDDIRVLIGTNAGYLHMFQDKNDVLSESWAFIPRSLYKIIKPLRDNQADTKVYGVDGPISVFFDDKNSDGVVNGSDRVWAFFGLRRGGNYYYGLDITNPDSPSLLWDQPIVGGTGDFKELGQTWSKPSVTYVNLDGYKDRPVLIFGAGYDTNKDNVIRTDDTHGRGIFIVDAETGKKVWALTPSENGFLGKHSIASDISIFDSDYDGYIDRLYATDTGGDVWRVDMPSDSPTDSENPWTHFKLASLGSALSTQDRRFFYKPLIARTMFSKVSETAVNGETITTRIDTPFDAVLIGSGNRSKPTGTVTNDQLFMIRDINTVTQPFLGSDVPAAITQADLMNMDSDPFGNALDDVDKFTDLEIELGEYHGWYYNLASAGEKSLAASTVIGGVAYFTTYTPASSTETANQCSLTGGSGSLYAFHLHYGTKVYDSLKFTTSNDVPDTPQLYFGVGDSCVDGNSDGYCDDNTDEKVKEQSQFLTIGPGIKGEQNPLKVQEIQGPGLVIEDGKIKLVSDAVPIGFGFKTQQTFIYKQERNDNSQ; encoded by the coding sequence ATGAATTTAGAAAAAATAACTCAACGTATACTGCTAACTTCTTTAGCAGTGTTTAGTTTTTTGGGTCACGCTGAAGATATTGAATTATATGTCAATCACAATGCCAATCTAGATGAAAAGCCTCGGGTTCTTATTGTTTTTGATACCTCAGGTAGTATGGCTTTTTCAACTAGTTCAGGTAACAGTTGTGGCTTCTCAAATGGTTTATACATTCCATGTTCAGATAGTCGTTTAGGCGTTGCGCAAGATGCTATCACTAAACTGGTTGATGGTAACGATGATATCGATTTTGGCTTAATGCGTTTTAACAGCACCAATGGTGGCTATGTGCTTGCTGGCATTGGCTCAGATATATCTGCCTTAAAGACTACAATTGCGGGTCTTCCAGCCGATGGCGGGACACCACTGACCGAAACGCTTTGGGAAGCCTATCTTTACATTACTGGGCAAAGCCTTTTCTACGGCGAAAAAGTTAATGCCGCACTACGTGATACCACAATAGAAAGAGGAACGCCTTATACGACATCAGTTAAGGTGTGCTCAGGTAAGGGGTGGAGAAGATTTTGTTGGTACGAGCCACGCATTGAATATACCTATTCATACATTTCACCATTTGATAATACTGAAGAAGTAAAACGCTGTGATAACTCAGTTAACATTATCTATATGACTGACGGTGACCCGTCAGCTGGTTCTGATAATGAACAAGACTCTAATATTAGCGCGTTACACAAGTCGTACTTTGGTAGTTCTTTGAGTGATGACGATAAAATTGCCGGAGTGTATTTACACAAGCTTGCAAAAGTCATTCACGGTACTGATGATGTAGAGGTGGACTTAAGGCCAACGACGACAGATATTCACGAAACAGGTCGAGTCTATACCATAGGTTTTGGTTCTGGAATGAGTGACAATGGTAAGCGGTTACTATCTGAAACAGCAGCTGATGGTGGTGGTAAGTACCTACATGCCAATACTGCAGAGCAACTTTCTGAAGCCCTTAAAAATACGATTACTCAAATTCGAGAAGTGAACGATACTTTCACGGCGCCATCTATAGCAAGTAATAATGTTGACCAAACACGCAGCCGAGAATCAATTTATTATGCGATGTTTTATCCTAAAACTGGGGCTCGTTGGCGCGGAAATCTGAAAAAGCTAAAAGTATCTGGCGATCAAATTATCGATAAAGATGGTAAATCTGCTTTAAATGAAGATGGTTTAATCGATAAAGACGCTAAAACCTTTTGGCTGCCTAGCGGTGAAAGCGCTGATGGTAATTCAGTTGAGTTAGGTGGTGTAAATCTGTATTTGTCTAACTCTTCTAGCGTGCCGAATGAAGGGCGTAAAGTACTAACGAATGTAAATGGTCGCATGCTTAACTTTACCCGTTATCGTGTTGTATTCCATTATGGAACTATAGACAAGGCTGCTGTTGATTTCGAAGCTGATGCGGGTGAAGTTGAAGACCTTATTAACTGGTCAAGAGGTCTTGATGTTGATGATGAAGACAAAGATGGATCGACAACCGATTCACGTAAAGACATATTTGGTGACCCACTGCATTCAAAACCTGTAACAATTGATTATGGTAATGATGACATCCGAGTTTTAATAGGCACTAATGCCGGTTACTTGCACATGTTCCAAGATAAAAATGATGTGTTAAGTGAAAGCTGGGCGTTTATCCCTAGAAGCTTGTATAAAATAATAAAGCCGCTTCGTGATAACCAAGCAGATACCAAGGTTTATGGTGTTGACGGGCCAATCTCAGTATTCTTTGATGATAAAAATAGTGATGGAGTAGTAAATGGCTCAGACCGAGTTTGGGCATTCTTTGGCTTAAGACGCGGTGGAAATTACTACTACGGGCTCGACATAACTAACCCAGACTCGCCAAGTTTACTGTGGGATCAACCAATTGTAGGTGGCACAGGTGACTTTAAAGAACTAGGGCAAACTTGGTCTAAACCTTCTGTTACTTATGTGAATCTAGATGGTTATAAAGACAGACCAGTGCTTATTTTTGGCGCGGGTTACGATACAAACAAAGACAATGTTATTCGTACAGACGACACTCATGGACGTGGTATTTTTATTGTTGATGCTGAAACGGGCAAAAAAGTGTGGGCATTAACGCCGAGTGAGAATGGCTTTTTAGGTAAGCATAGTATTGCGTCAGATATTAGTATCTTTGATTCTGACTATGATGGTTATATTGACAGGCTATATGCAACGGATACAGGCGGTGATGTGTGGCGTGTTGATATGCCTTCTGACAGCCCCACAGATTCAGAGAACCCATGGACACATTTTAAATTAGCAAGCTTAGGCAGTGCACTTTCAACCCAAGATCGCCGCTTCTTCTATAAGCCTTTGATTGCACGAACTATGTTCAGCAAAGTATCAGAAACGGCCGTCAATGGTGAAACAATAACTACACGAATTGATACGCCATTTGATGCTGTGCTAATAGGTAGTGGTAACCGCTCTAAACCAACGGGCACTGTTACCAATGATCAGTTATTTATGATCCGTGATATCAATACGGTAACTCAGCCATTCCTAGGCAGTGATGTACCAGCAGCAATTACACAAGCAGACTTGATGAATATGGATTCTGATCCATTTGGAAATGCACTGGACGACGTGGATAAATTTACTGACTTAGAAATTGAGTTAGGTGAGTATCACGGTTGGTATTACAATTTAGCTTCTGCAGGTGAAAAATCCCTTGCAGCAAGTACAGTTATCGGTGGTGTCGCTTATTTCACAACCTATACACCAGCTTCATCTACAGAAACAGCGAATCAGTGTTCACTAACTGGTGGTTCAGGAAGTTTATACGCTTTCCACTTACATTACGGTACAAAAGTGTATGACAGCTTGAAATTTACTACCTCGAATGATGTTCCTGATACTCCTCAACTTTATTTTGGCGTAGGTGACAGCTGTGTTGATGGTAATAGCGATGGTTACTGCGATGACAACACAGATGAAAAGGTTAAAGAGCAAAGCCAGTTTTTAACCATTGGTCCAGGTATCAAAGGTGAGCAAAATCCACTGAAAGTACAGGAGATCCAAGGTCCAGGTTTAGTTATTGAAGATGGTAAAATTAAGCTTGTTAGTGATGCAGTGCCTATTGGCTTTGGCTTTAAAACACAACAAACTTTCATCTATAAACAAGAGCGAAACGATAATAGCCAATAA
- the pilV gene encoding type IV pilus modification protein PilV: MIKHSEQQGFTLIEVLIAFVILSFGLLGAVALQAKAKQASFDSMQRAAAVALGNDIIQRMRANDSPGFAALYNGTFDSDTALNTSLSCYNSACSAQQLAELDKQQWVRAIQARENTGALDDATVCISSTPVAAGNASEFNIEVVISWQGRQELSANKDTAAINCGSKGDKRRLIVLQSYIYLRS; the protein is encoded by the coding sequence ATGATTAAACATTCTGAGCAGCAAGGCTTTACCCTTATAGAAGTACTTATTGCCTTTGTTATTTTAAGCTTTGGTTTATTAGGCGCCGTGGCCCTGCAAGCAAAAGCGAAGCAGGCAAGCTTTGATTCTATGCAGCGTGCAGCTGCTGTAGCACTTGGTAATGACATTATCCAGCGTATGCGAGCGAACGACTCACCTGGCTTTGCAGCGTTATATAATGGCACTTTCGATAGTGATACAGCTCTAAATACGAGTTTGAGTTGCTATAACTCAGCATGTAGTGCTCAGCAATTGGCAGAATTAGATAAACAACAGTGGGTGCGTGCAATTCAGGCTCGTGAAAACACCGGCGCTTTAGACGATGCAACTGTGTGCATTAGTAGTACTCCCGTTGCTGCAGGCAATGCCAGCGAATTCAATATTGAGGTTGTGATCAGTTGGCAAGGCCGTCAAGAACTTAGTGCTAATAAAGATACAGCTGCAATTAATTGTGGTTCTAAAGGCGATAAGCGACGTTTGATTGTTCTACAAAGCTATATTTATTTAAGGTCTTGA
- a CDS encoding PilW family protein, whose protein sequence is MKKHNGFTLVEMMVALFIGGVVLGGVMFTYISMKSTTRDTMTIGELQETGRLAMNIMQRDIEQIGFWGTFYEDSFSDANTNSLGNPGNDCSEGLNNGSFPDTAATSNFRSVYAVQTSGNSALGCINNVEKNTDVLQIKFLEGLQIQPVDTSDNYYYFIAEQELAEFQRGPIAAAAVNGNATIWRYRHHVYYITKQTYTINDQRVSVPLLRRKRLTPSGGMTTETVMEGVENMHFVFGLDTTNNSRVDTYKSISQMTNTDWENRRGILTVQVFLLVRSLLPDSNLKLKNQTYTLGEDANSRVLTFDDNYRRALFTTTIRLNNVGANLWRI, encoded by the coding sequence ATGAAAAAGCATAATGGATTTACTCTCGTCGAGATGATGGTTGCTTTATTCATCGGAGGTGTGGTGCTCGGCGGGGTGATGTTTACCTATATAAGCATGAAATCAACAACTCGTGACACGATGACAATTGGTGAGCTGCAAGAAACTGGTAGACTGGCTATGAATATCATGCAACGTGATATTGAACAGATTGGTTTTTGGGGCACGTTTTATGAAGACTCTTTCTCAGATGCAAATACAAACAGTTTAGGAAATCCCGGTAATGATTGTTCAGAAGGCCTTAATAATGGCAGCTTTCCAGATACAGCTGCAACCAGTAACTTTCGCTCCGTTTATGCAGTGCAAACAAGCGGTAACTCAGCCCTTGGATGTATAAACAATGTTGAGAAAAATACAGATGTACTGCAAATTAAGTTTTTAGAAGGCTTACAAATTCAACCTGTCGATACTAGCGATAACTATTACTATTTTATTGCCGAGCAAGAGCTTGCTGAGTTTCAGCGCGGCCCAATCGCGGCAGCAGCTGTAAATGGTAATGCTACGATTTGGCGTTATCGACATCATGTTTATTACATAACAAAGCAAACCTACACCATTAATGACCAAAGAGTGTCTGTTCCTTTACTTAGACGTAAACGCTTAACTCCTTCTGGGGGCATGACAACTGAAACGGTTATGGAAGGGGTAGAAAATATGCACTTTGTGTTTGGTCTTGATACTACAAATAACAGTCGTGTTGATACATATAAAAGTATCAGCCAGATGACCAACACTGATTGGGAAAATCGCCGTGGTATTTTGACAGTGCAAGTATTCTTACTTGTGAGATCGCTTTTACCAGATTCAAACCTTAAGTTGAAAAATCAAACTTATACATTGGGTGAAGACGCAAATAGCCGCGTTCTTACATTTGACGATAACTACCGACGCGCACTATTTACGACCACTATCCGCTTGAACAATGTTGGGGCAAACTTATGGCGCATTTAA
- a CDS encoding pilus assembly PilX family protein has product MKNFSINRNRKNSVPNIRKQQGIVLIIALIMVVAVTGIAVTLMNSSSVDIKITNSAQERETAENSLIGTVQKVIANEAAAGGNSAFLMKASEIPEGGFGMDDMDGASNTMTNLNNGALDLPCPRKFNFTAGVSCNMVQVDTTITYGTKSKHTLTISTGVAQEMASLNTGG; this is encoded by the coding sequence ATGAAAAACTTTTCAATTAATCGAAATAGAAAAAACAGTGTTCCTAATATACGAAAACAGCAAGGCATTGTGCTTATTATTGCTTTGATTATGGTCGTTGCTGTGACAGGTATAGCTGTGACTTTAATGAATAGCAGCAGTGTAGATATAAAAATTACAAACTCAGCTCAAGAGCGTGAGACTGCAGAAAATAGTTTAATTGGTACAGTGCAAAAAGTTATTGCTAATGAAGCGGCAGCAGGTGGCAATAGTGCTTTTTTAATGAAGGCATCTGAAATACCTGAGGGCGGTTTTGGTATGGATGATATGGATGGCGCATCTAATACTATGACAAATCTAAATAATGGTGCGCTAGATTTACCATGCCCACGTAAATTTAACTTTACCGCCGGTGTGTCATGTAACATGGTCCAAGTAGATACCACTATTACTTATGGCACTAAGAGTAAACATACCTTAACGATCAGCACAGGCGTTGCCCAAGAAATGGCTAGCCTCAATACCGGTGGTTAG